In Candidatus Hydrogenedentota bacterium, the following proteins share a genomic window:
- a CDS encoding endo-1,4-beta-xylanase, which yields MRTSASLRRNRLARAGLRWAGHVPLALVAALSISAAAQSASISGNISAAASGKPISYAFVALTDSSFAPVAQTSTSTGGEFEIAIEKPLAHGYILVQPPASVTKDGIETYALAPRVYAYAGETSLNIRLPNAACIVLRAYDTQGRLMRWEDFRARGAIGDQFMVATDTSDCAVEATCWPVFDDEAVKLGRPREKGLPALVVAPGHVYVPQVLFWETRGYGKLHLRADNGGAGFNVTASQPLIIDLNLELARTAVSDLAHRFSGDAAAFDVALEKAKGLRGAAERAAAADAVLADALKLRDELELKRARDTIANRGPRADFSFGVFEGSPYDAQAFQIARDAGFDLATVLLGWGWTDARGGAIDRTAIEQTFGIERLRKQGFQVKAHGVVWLQDYGILPDRARGMQPDALRDAMLQQEKALLDAYGDTFAVWEAMNEPNVTNVVDVPREIVAGLFAQSAQSIAAHENLTGLVNSAHEGDYGRRFAVHTLDNIPANDWNRTYLAYLNGADVGPAVSQLDAIGLQLYPGFHFNESFGGLQGPATTPSWLIDTIERYSALKKPIHITEFSLPSSYQPGWTSGYWREQWTEQTQADYAEMVFTFAYANPNVHSITWWDITDTKSSVVTGGLCDASGKPKLVLDRLAKLIASWKSP from the coding sequence ATGAGAACGTCCGCGTCGCTCCGGCGAAATAGACTGGCTCGCGCCGGTCTGCGCTGGGCGGGGCATGTCCCTCTCGCGCTAGTTGCCGCGTTGTCCATTTCCGCTGCGGCCCAATCGGCGTCCATTAGCGGGAACATAAGCGCCGCTGCGTCCGGTAAGCCAATTTCGTACGCATTCGTTGCGTTGACCGATTCATCGTTTGCACCCGTTGCACAAACGTCGACCTCCACGGGCGGCGAGTTCGAGATCGCTATCGAGAAGCCCCTCGCGCACGGCTATATACTGGTGCAACCGCCTGCATCCGTCACGAAGGACGGCATCGAGACCTACGCCCTTGCGCCGCGCGTCTATGCCTACGCAGGCGAGACTTCGCTAAACATAAGACTTCCCAACGCCGCCTGCATCGTGTTGCGCGCGTACGATACTCAGGGGCGTCTCATGCGATGGGAAGACTTCCGCGCCCGCGGCGCCATCGGCGATCAATTCATGGTTGCGACGGACACGAGCGACTGCGCCGTCGAGGCCACGTGCTGGCCGGTGTTCGACGACGAGGCCGTGAAACTCGGCCGCCCGCGCGAAAAGGGGTTACCTGCGTTGGTGGTGGCGCCGGGGCACGTGTACGTGCCGCAAGTCCTGTTCTGGGAAACCCGAGGCTACGGCAAGCTTCACCTGCGTGCGGACAACGGTGGCGCGGGCTTCAACGTGACTGCGTCCCAACCGCTGATCATCGACTTGAATCTCGAACTCGCGCGCACCGCCGTTAGCGATCTTGCCCACCGATTTTCCGGCGACGCGGCGGCGTTCGACGTAGCCTTGGAAAAGGCGAAGGGCCTCCGCGGCGCCGCGGAACGCGCCGCGGCCGCGGACGCCGTACTCGCCGACGCGCTCAAGCTCCGCGACGAACTCGAACTCAAACGCGCACGCGACACCATCGCAAACCGGGGCCCGCGCGCCGATTTCTCCTTCGGCGTGTTCGAGGGCAGCCCGTACGACGCGCAGGCTTTTCAAATCGCGCGCGATGCCGGCTTCGATCTCGCGACCGTGTTGCTCGGCTGGGGCTGGACGGATGCGCGTGGTGGCGCAATAGACAGAACAGCCATCGAACAGACATTCGGCATCGAGCGGTTGCGCAAACAAGGGTTCCAGGTAAAGGCACACGGCGTGGTCTGGCTACAGGACTACGGCATCCTCCCGGATCGCGCGCGCGGCATGCAACCGGACGCGCTGCGCGACGCGATGCTGCAACAGGAAAAGGCGCTGCTCGACGCCTACGGCGACACCTTCGCGGTGTGGGAAGCCATGAACGAACCCAACGTGACGAATGTCGTTGATGTGCCGCGTGAAATTGTCGCCGGCCTGTTCGCTCAGTCCGCGCAGTCCATCGCTGCGCATGAAAATCTGACCGGCCTCGTGAATTCCGCTCACGAGGGTGACTACGGGCGCCGGTTCGCCGTGCACACACTCGACAACATACCCGCGAACGACTGGAACCGCACCTACCTCGCGTATTTGAACGGGGCCGATGTCGGGCCCGCTGTGTCCCAGCTTGACGCGATCGGTCTTCAGCTCTATCCCGGCTTCCATTTCAACGAATCGTTCGGTGGGCTGCAGGGCCCAGCCACGACACCATCCTGGTTGATCGATACGATTGAACGTTATTCGGCATTAAAGAAGCCGATCCACATCACCGAGTTCTCGCTGCCGTCGTCGTACCAGCCGGGCTGGACCTCCGGCTATTGGCGCGAGCAATGGACGGAACAAACGCAGGCCGATTACGCCGAAATGGTCTTCACGTTTGCGTATGCGAATCCCAATGTCCACTCCATCACATGGTGGGACATTACGGACACGAAATCTTCCGTCGTCACGGGCGGATTGTGCGACGCGAGCGGCAAACCCAAACTCGTGCTCGATCGATTGGCGAAGCTGATCGCGTCATGGAAGTCGCCGTGA